In Marasmius oreades isolate 03SP1 chromosome 1, whole genome shotgun sequence, one DNA window encodes the following:
- a CDS encoding uncharacterized protein (BUSCO:EOG092643JW): MFRAYIAQSSRCIASVPSSSSNASLLHTSAILHAAPKKRMTNKIKQERRAQRFERATANRPSPILGTRPGEESKWEECDLAKILVREEEFAGPPEMKPTERPIGVVHEPKQFAFALTKTEADELFGKLPILSAQISPTSGIGGGTTQDIISAGLESGERELQKANIFAKVVDLRNADADGIAYENRRRIIEAFSEPKNPFDPGRTEVQAAILTYRIRNLWSHLTKYKRDLGNRRGLRKLVHQRAKVLKYLKRTDRERYDILLQRLALHPESVEGELVV, encoded by the exons ATGTTCAGAGCATACATAGCACAAA GTTCGCGTTGCATCGCGTCGGtgccttcaagttcaagcaATGCCTCCCTCCTTCACACCTCTGCTATCCTCCACGCAGCCCCCAAGAAACGAATGACGAACAAAATCAAGCAAGAACGAAGAGCCCAAAGATTCGAAAGGGCAACCGCCAACCGTCCAAGCCCCATCCTAGGCACTCGACCAGGTGAAGAGTCAAAGTGGGAGGAGTGTGACTTGGCGAAGATTCTTGTCAGAGAGGAAGAATTCGCAGGGCCTCCCGAAATGAAGCCCACGGAACGACCGATTGGTGTGGTTCATGAACCCAAACAATTTGCTTTTGCTCTCACGAAAACAGAAGCCGACGAACTGTTTGGAAAGTTACCTATCCTCAGCGCGCAAATATCACCGACGAGTGGAATTGGAGGGGGAACTACTCAGGATATTATATCTGCTGGGTTGGAAAGTGGGGAAAGGGAACTACAAAAAGCGAATATCTTTGCGAAAGTGGTGGATTTGAGGAATGCGGATGCGGATGGAATTGCGTATGAGAATAGAAGGCGGATTATCGAGGCGTTTTCGGAACCCAAAAATCCCTTCGACCCAGGTCGTACAGAGGTACAAG CTGCCATTCTGACGTACCGCATCCGCAACTTGTGGAGCCACCTAACAAAATACAAACGCGACCTTGGTAACAGAAGAGGCCTAAGGAAACTGGTGCATCAAAGAGCTAAGGTCCTGAAGTATCTCAAGCGGACAGACCGAGAACGTTATGACATCTTACTACAACGCCTTGCACTACACCCAGAGAGTGTGGAAGGGGAATTGGTTGTTTAA